The proteins below are encoded in one region of Chloroflexota bacterium:
- a CDS encoding aminomethyl transferase family protein, with protein MSIGTPFHPRTAPLNGKLQWREWAGYLASSSYADAPDIEYAAIRGAAALIDVSPLFKYEVHGPDALRLVDRVITRDATNLAVGQVYYTPWCDEAGKVIDDGTVHRLAEDRFRWTAADPQLRWLDQNARGLDVSIEETTERTAALALQGPRSRDVLEAAAGASFTDLRYFRRRPATIAGIAVDVSRTGYTGDLGFELWVPAERAVEVWDTVVDAGRSHGLRPAGMLALDIVRLEAGLILLEVDYTSARHAMNAEQAYSPAEIGLGRLVDLDKAEFVGRRALRAEARAGGPPRRLVGIELDWAGIEALHAAQDLPPAAPGIVSRTPVPVFDGSGRRIGRATSVGWSPILKRAIALASVPAAFEAPGTRLAIEWTVEGIRGRVDASVVRLPFLELPRRRA; from the coding sequence GTGAGCATCGGCACGCCGTTCCACCCGCGGACCGCGCCGCTCAACGGGAAGCTGCAGTGGCGCGAGTGGGCCGGCTACCTGGCCTCGAGCTCGTACGCGGACGCGCCGGACATCGAGTACGCGGCGATCCGCGGGGCCGCCGCGCTCATCGACGTGAGTCCGCTTTTCAAGTACGAGGTGCACGGCCCCGACGCGCTGCGACTCGTCGACCGGGTCATCACCCGCGACGCCACGAATCTCGCCGTGGGACAGGTGTACTACACGCCGTGGTGCGACGAGGCCGGCAAGGTCATCGACGATGGGACGGTCCATCGGCTCGCGGAGGATCGCTTCCGCTGGACCGCGGCGGACCCGCAGCTTCGCTGGCTCGATCAGAACGCCCGCGGCCTCGATGTCTCGATCGAGGAGACGACCGAACGGACGGCCGCCCTCGCCCTCCAGGGGCCGCGCTCGCGGGACGTCCTCGAGGCAGCGGCCGGCGCGTCGTTCACGGACCTGCGGTACTTCCGGCGACGCCCGGCCACGATCGCCGGCATCGCCGTGGACGTCAGCCGGACGGGGTACACGGGCGACCTCGGATTCGAGCTGTGGGTGCCGGCCGAGCGGGCAGTGGAGGTCTGGGACACCGTCGTCGACGCCGGACGGTCGCATGGGCTCAGGCCAGCCGGAATGCTCGCCCTCGACATCGTCCGTCTCGAGGCGGGACTCATCCTCCTCGAGGTCGACTACACGAGCGCCCGGCACGCCATGAACGCCGAGCAGGCCTATTCGCCGGCGGAGATCGGTCTCGGGCGTCTCGTCGACCTCGACAAGGCGGAGTTCGTCGGCCGTCGCGCGCTCCGAGCGGAGGCTCGCGCCGGCGGCCCGCCGCGACGCCTCGTCGGCATCGAGCTCGACTGGGCGGGGATCGAGGCGCTCCACGCGGCCCAGGACCTGCCGCCCGCTGCGCCGGGGATCGTCTCCCGCACGCCGGTCCCGGTCTTCGACGGCTCCGGACGGCGGATCGGCCGGGCGACGAGCGTCGGCTGGAGCCCGATCCTCAAGCGTGCCATCGCCCTCGCATCGGTCCCTGCGGCGTTCGAGGCGCCGGGCACGCGGCTGGCGATCGAGTGGACCGTCGAGGGGATCCGAGGCCGGGTGGACGCCTCTGTTGTTCGGCTCCCGTTCCTCGAGCTGCCGCGCCGGCGCGCCTGA
- a CDS encoding PIN domain-containing protein, which yields MRYILDTCLLIDHADGLRPAVELVARLFEEPNDLFTCDAITAEALSRGTDEHLRSVRSMLGVLEYVATTPDAARWAGESRRRRGQTSHRTLGDALIGSVAWLIGATVITRNPDDFISQEIPVLTY from the coding sequence GTGAGATACATCCTCGATACGTGTCTCCTGATCGACCATGCGGACGGACTCCGCCCCGCGGTGGAGCTCGTCGCCCGCCTGTTCGAGGAACCGAACGACCTCTTCACCTGCGACGCGATCACCGCTGAGGCGTTGTCGCGAGGGACGGACGAACACCTTCGATCGGTCCGCTCGATGTTGGGTGTCCTCGAGTACGTCGCGACGACACCGGATGCCGCCCGATGGGCGGGCGAAAGCCGCCGGCGGCGCGGTCAGACGAGCCATCGGACACTCGGCGACGCGCTCATCGGCAGCGTCGCCTGGCTCATCGGGGCCACCGTCATCACCCGCAACCCGGACGACTTCATCTCCCAGGAGATCCCGGTCCTCACCTACTGA
- a CDS encoding NAD(P)/FAD-dependent oxidoreductase, whose amino-acid sequence MRVAERYDAVIIGGGHNGLVSAAYLARAGLRVLVLERRHVLGGAAVTEEVFPGFRFSVASYVVSLLRPEIIRDLDLPRHGLDILPLDGTFTPLDGDHLWRVNDHGRTMRELRRWNPIDAEAYEEYGRLMVEMARFIKPILSIVPPDPTGLDPRQFAPLGGLLRAFQRLPELQQQVFVQLMTMSAADFLRQWFTIEPLIATMSASGIIGTFQGVRSPGTAYVLLHHYMGEIDGAFRAWGIPKGGTGSVSEAIGSAARALGAEIRLEAPVARVLVRDGRAVGVVLESGEEIRTDAVLSSVDARLTFLGLLEPGSLDPEFEAEIRRVRFRGSSGKVNLAVDRLPDFTCLPGDGEHLRGAISFSASVDDMERAYDDAKYGRWSRRPYIDMIIPTLVDPSMAPPGRHVISCFVQYAPYHLNPSLGTWDDNREAFGDAVIDRIAEVAPNIRDIVLHRQVLTPLDIERRFGLTEGNIFQGELSLEQLFFNRPVPGHARYRTPIRDLWLCGSATHPGGGIMGANGRLAALELLRTRRRTAA is encoded by the coding sequence ATCCGGGTGGCCGAGCGCTACGACGCGGTGATCATCGGCGGCGGCCACAACGGCCTCGTCAGTGCCGCGTACCTCGCCCGGGCCGGCCTGCGGGTCCTCGTCCTCGAGCGGCGCCACGTCCTCGGCGGGGCGGCCGTGACGGAGGAGGTCTTCCCCGGCTTCCGGTTCTCGGTCGCGAGCTACGTCGTCAGCCTCCTCCGGCCGGAGATCATCCGCGACCTGGACCTGCCACGCCACGGGCTCGACATCCTGCCGCTCGACGGGACGTTCACCCCGCTCGATGGCGACCACCTCTGGCGGGTGAACGATCACGGCCGGACGATGCGCGAGCTTCGCCGCTGGAATCCGATCGACGCCGAGGCGTACGAGGAGTACGGCCGGCTCATGGTGGAGATGGCCCGCTTCATCAAGCCGATCCTGTCCATCGTCCCGCCCGACCCGACCGGCCTCGACCCTCGCCAGTTCGCCCCGCTCGGGGGCCTCCTCCGCGCGTTCCAGCGCCTCCCTGAGCTCCAGCAGCAGGTGTTCGTCCAGCTCATGACGATGAGCGCGGCCGACTTCCTCCGCCAGTGGTTCACCATCGAGCCGCTCATTGCGACGATGTCCGCGTCCGGGATCATCGGCACATTCCAGGGTGTCCGGAGCCCCGGTACGGCGTATGTCCTCCTCCACCACTACATGGGCGAGATCGACGGCGCGTTCCGTGCCTGGGGCATCCCGAAGGGCGGCACCGGCAGCGTCTCGGAGGCGATCGGGAGTGCGGCCCGTGCGCTCGGCGCGGAGATCCGCCTGGAGGCGCCGGTCGCCCGGGTCCTCGTCCGTGACGGGCGCGCCGTGGGAGTCGTCCTCGAGTCTGGAGAGGAGATCCGGACGGACGCGGTGCTGAGCTCGGTGGACGCTCGGCTCACCTTCCTTGGCCTCCTCGAGCCCGGCTCCCTCGACCCGGAGTTCGAGGCGGAGATCCGCCGCGTCCGGTTCCGCGGCAGCTCCGGCAAGGTGAACCTCGCCGTGGACCGGCTGCCGGACTTCACGTGCCTGCCCGGCGATGGCGAGCACCTCCGCGGCGCGATCAGCTTCAGCGCGAGCGTGGACGACATGGAACGCGCCTACGACGACGCGAAGTACGGCCGCTGGAGCCGCCGACCGTACATCGACATGATCATCCCGACCCTCGTCGACCCGTCCATGGCGCCGCCTGGCAGGCACGTCATCAGCTGCTTCGTGCAGTACGCCCCATACCACCTCAATCCGAGCCTCGGGACATGGGACGACAATCGCGAGGCGTTCGGCGACGCCGTCATCGACCGGATCGCCGAGGTCGCCCCGAACATCCGGGACATCGTCCTCCATCGCCAGGTCCTCACCCCGCTCGACATCGAGCGTCGCTTCGGGCTCACGGAGGGCAACATCTTCCAGGGCGAGCTGAGCCTCGAGCAGCTGTTCTTCAACCGCCCGGTCCCCGGCCACGCCCGCTACCGGACGCCGATCCGCGACCTCTGGCTGTGCGGCTCTGCCACCCACCCGGGTGGCGGGATCATGGGCGCGAACGGTCGACTCGCCGCGCTCGAGCTCCTCCGGACGCGTCGCCGGACCGCGGCCTGA
- a CDS encoding NAD(P)/FAD-dependent oxidoreductase, with amino-acid sequence MVGARTIGDLDAIVVGGGHNGLVAAAYLARAGWRVLVLERCEGIGGSAVTSTLGAGFRVPTLAHTVGRLGPSVVRDLRLRDHGLSLVTPEVRAFAPAPDGSAIALWADAARTANGLRARSGHDATAYPEFDRLVRSLGRFIAQLATMTPPDMKAPSLGDAVAGLRLGRSFRGLGRHDAQAVLRVLPMAVADFVAEAFETDALRAAIAARGIQYTAMGPWSAGSAAVLLADSAGNDGGAAGQSVFARGGPGALADALGGSIRANGGTIRTGAEVVAVTDRDGQVTGVTLAGGEEIRAPIVVAGIDPKRLLSRLVDPVVVGPTLGWRAANIRTPGTVAKVNLALAGLPRFVAAGDDGPRLLRGRIVMAPGIDALERAFDASKYGAMSEHPYLEATVPSLVDPSLVAEASLGRRKGPPHVMSVIAQWFPFSLREGDWDSRRDELGDLVVRELERYAPGLGRQVVARQVVTPLDLERDHGLSGGHPFHGEPGLDQWFLWRPLLGHARYRMPLEGLYLAGSGAHPGGGVTGAPGANAAREILADGRRRRRG; translated from the coding sequence ATGGTGGGCGCCCGGACGATCGGCGATCTCGACGCGATCGTCGTAGGCGGCGGGCACAACGGCCTCGTCGCGGCTGCCTATCTCGCTCGCGCCGGCTGGCGGGTCCTCGTCCTCGAGCGGTGCGAGGGGATCGGCGGTTCGGCCGTGACGTCGACGCTCGGTGCCGGCTTCCGGGTCCCGACGCTCGCCCACACGGTCGGACGGCTGGGGCCCTCGGTCGTCCGGGATCTGCGGCTCCGCGATCACGGGCTGTCGCTCGTCACGCCGGAGGTCCGAGCCTTCGCCCCCGCGCCCGACGGGAGCGCCATCGCACTGTGGGCCGATGCTGCCCGGACCGCGAACGGCCTGCGGGCGCGATCGGGCCACGATGCCACGGCGTATCCCGAGTTCGACCGCCTCGTCCGGTCGCTCGGCCGGTTCATCGCGCAGCTCGCGACCATGACGCCGCCGGACATGAAGGCGCCGTCGCTCGGCGACGCGGTCGCCGGCCTGCGGCTCGGCCGCTCGTTCCGGGGTCTCGGCCGGCATGACGCGCAGGCGGTCCTGCGGGTCCTCCCGATGGCCGTCGCCGACTTCGTCGCCGAGGCATTCGAGACGGACGCGCTGCGGGCGGCCATCGCTGCCCGCGGCATCCAGTACACGGCGATGGGGCCGTGGTCCGCTGGCTCAGCCGCCGTGCTCCTCGCCGATTCGGCCGGCAACGACGGCGGGGCGGCCGGCCAGTCCGTCTTCGCTCGGGGTGGTCCTGGCGCTCTCGCGGACGCGCTCGGCGGATCGATCCGGGCGAACGGTGGCACGATCCGCACCGGCGCGGAGGTCGTCGCGGTGACCGATCGCGACGGGCAGGTGACGGGCGTCACGCTCGCCGGCGGCGAGGAGATCCGCGCCCCGATCGTCGTCGCCGGGATCGATCCGAAACGGCTCCTCAGCCGTCTCGTCGATCCGGTCGTCGTCGGCCCGACGCTCGGCTGGCGAGCCGCCAACATCCGGACCCCCGGGACGGTCGCGAAGGTGAACCTCGCCCTCGCCGGCCTGCCGCGCTTCGTCGCCGCCGGGGACGACGGGCCGCGCCTCCTCCGGGGCCGGATCGTCATGGCGCCCGGCATCGACGCGCTCGAGCGTGCCTTCGATGCGAGCAAATACGGCGCGATGAGCGAGCACCCGTATCTCGAGGCGACGGTCCCGTCACTCGTCGATCCCTCGCTCGTCGCGGAGGCCTCGCTGGGGCGACGGAAGGGCCCGCCGCATGTCATGAGCGTGATCGCTCAGTGGTTCCCCTTCTCCCTCCGCGAGGGCGACTGGGACAGTCGTCGCGACGAGCTCGGCGACCTCGTCGTGCGGGAGCTCGAGCGGTACGCACCCGGACTGGGGCGGCAGGTCGTCGCCCGCCAGGTCGTCACACCCCTCGACCTCGAACGCGACCATGGGCTCAGCGGTGGCCACCCGTTCCACGGCGAGCCGGGCCTCGACCAGTGGTTCCTCTGGCGGCCGCTCCTCGGCCATGCCCGCTACCGGATGCCGCTTGAGGGGCTCTACCTTGCCGGCTCCGGCGCGCACCCGGGCGGTGGCGTCACGGGAGCGCCCGGGGCGAACGCCGCCCGGGAGATCCTCGCCGACGGGCGGCGCCGCAGGCGCGGTTAG
- the surE gene encoding 5'/3'-nucleotidase SurE, translated as MLVTNDDGIESRGLFALKEALDRIGDTTVVAPDTNQSAVGHQKTLMRPLRVRERTLTDGSVGWSIDGSPTDAVSIAFLGFFGHGFDLVASGINYGANLGDDITYSGTVSAAMEAVINGCPAFAISQEYYEHPDFALAAQAAATVARNILEHGLSHGELVNVNVPAVAPGECDGFEVTRLGKRVYQDELVERRDPRGIPYYWIGGQPPSGVAVEGTDFHAVVNRRIAVTPIHLDLTGRRLLRRLRTWSWDLTDGSEAGPSAE; from the coding sequence ATCCTCGTGACGAACGACGACGGCATCGAATCACGCGGGCTCTTTGCCCTCAAGGAGGCCCTCGACCGGATCGGCGACACGACGGTCGTGGCGCCGGACACGAACCAGAGTGCGGTGGGCCACCAGAAGACCCTCATGCGGCCACTGCGGGTCCGCGAGCGGACCCTCACCGACGGGTCGGTCGGCTGGTCGATCGACGGCTCGCCGACGGACGCGGTGAGCATCGCCTTCCTCGGCTTCTTTGGGCACGGCTTCGATCTCGTCGCGTCCGGCATCAACTACGGAGCGAACCTCGGCGACGACATCACCTACAGCGGCACCGTCAGCGCGGCGATGGAGGCCGTGATCAACGGCTGCCCGGCGTTCGCGATCAGCCAGGAGTATTACGAGCATCCGGACTTCGCCCTCGCCGCACAGGCGGCGGCGACCGTCGCCCGGAACATCCTGGAGCACGGCCTGTCGCATGGCGAGCTCGTCAACGTCAACGTCCCTGCCGTCGCGCCCGGGGAGTGCGACGGCTTCGAGGTGACCCGCCTCGGCAAGCGGGTCTACCAGGACGAGCTCGTCGAGCGCCGCGACCCGCGCGGCATCCCGTACTACTGGATCGGTGGCCAGCCGCCGTCCGGGGTCGCCGTCGAGGGGACGGACTTCCACGCCGTGGTCAACCGCCGGATCGCCGTGACGCCCATCCACCTCGATCTCACCGGCCGGCGCCTGCTCCGTCGGCTCCGGACGTGGAGCTGGGACCTGACGGACGGTTCCGAGGCCGGACCATCCGCCGAGTGA
- a CDS encoding AI-2E family transporter, which produces MSTTLTDRERRWLDTLLVLATVAAAFIVATFAANLFFFFGDIVLVFFLAWLLAFILSPLVGAIARRIPALPRVVAVVLVYALLLGAISILVIVVAQALAGSISEFIAGVPQLKHDLPTVLGPWQSRLSAVGLGQIDLVAQAEAFLANLKDYAAQLVGPLQQLAVASLGAFGSLLLVLVLSLYMVVDRDHILSFLFRVVPPAYTDEARLLETSVARSFGGFLRGQALLGLSYAVVAAGTSAVFGLGFLAVTTTASGILMAIPFFGPFVSWLPPVLVAIVLKPDAVLPTILVMAVGWFIVMNVLQPRLMQEAVGIHPIVVVGSALIGSKVGGIGGAIFGIPIVAVISAFFFHYLSRARSGTSVAHRAAARLEAREGRSVRVPREPSPGADPDVESAP; this is translated from the coding sequence ATGTCGACGACCCTGACGGACAGAGAGCGGCGCTGGCTCGACACGCTCCTCGTGCTCGCCACCGTCGCCGCGGCGTTCATCGTCGCCACGTTCGCCGCGAACCTCTTCTTCTTCTTCGGCGACATCGTCCTCGTCTTCTTCCTCGCCTGGCTCCTCGCCTTCATCCTGAGCCCGCTCGTCGGCGCGATCGCCCGGCGGATTCCCGCCCTGCCCCGGGTCGTCGCGGTCGTCCTCGTCTACGCCCTCCTCCTCGGCGCCATCTCGATCCTCGTCATCGTCGTGGCCCAGGCCCTCGCCGGCTCGATCAGCGAGTTCATCGCCGGCGTGCCACAGCTCAAGCACGACCTGCCGACGGTCCTCGGGCCGTGGCAGAGCCGGCTCTCCGCCGTGGGACTCGGCCAGATCGACCTCGTCGCTCAGGCCGAGGCCTTCCTCGCCAACCTCAAGGACTACGCCGCCCAGCTCGTCGGGCCGCTCCAGCAGCTCGCCGTGGCGAGCCTCGGCGCCTTCGGCAGCCTCCTCCTCGTCCTCGTCCTCTCGCTGTACATGGTGGTCGATCGTGACCACATCCTGTCATTCCTCTTCCGGGTCGTTCCGCCGGCCTACACGGACGAGGCCCGCCTCCTCGAGACGAGCGTCGCCCGTTCGTTCGGCGGCTTCCTCCGCGGCCAGGCCCTCCTGGGGCTCTCGTACGCGGTCGTGGCCGCCGGGACGAGCGCCGTCTTCGGCCTCGGCTTCCTCGCCGTGACGACGACCGCCTCCGGGATCCTCATGGCCATCCCGTTCTTCGGTCCGTTCGTCTCGTGGCTTCCGCCGGTCCTCGTTGCCATCGTCCTCAAGCCGGACGCGGTCCTGCCGACGATCCTCGTGATGGCCGTCGGCTGGTTCATCGTCATGAACGTCCTCCAGCCCAGACTCATGCAGGAGGCGGTCGGCATCCACCCGATCGTGGTCGTCGGCTCCGCCCTCATCGGAAGCAAGGTCGGCGGGATCGGCGGAGCGATCTTCGGCATCCCGATCGTCGCCGTCATCAGTGCGTTCTTCTTCCACTACCTGTCACGGGCACGGAGTGGCACCTCGGTCGCCCACCGCGCTGCGGCCCGCCTCGAGGCGCGCGAGGGCCGCAGTGTCCGGGTGCCGCGCGAGCCGTCGCCGGGCGCCGATCCGGACGTGGAATCGGCTCCGTGA
- the trpS gene encoding tryptophan--tRNA ligase produces the protein MAIDHAPAPAPLAGTSARPRIFSGIQPSGIVHLGNDLGAIRNYVTLQWEYEAIYCIVDYHALTSSHDPDLLRRRTIEMAASLLALGLDPDRCTLFVQSHRPEHTELAWLLCTVTPVSWLERTPTYKEKKANQPDDINHGLLTYPVLQAADIVIYKASLVPVGRDQAAHLELSREIVRAFNARYGQTFPEPQAVFTEAPVVIGTDGVRKMSKSLGNTIDIFAEPAVVRKQVMSMVTDTQRILRTDPGRPEVCNVCQLQRHFGDDYDELWDGERTARTGCVDMKRLLGDRIVARYAAARERYRELMEHRGEVAGVLEAGADRLRPMAEATMAEVREKMGLR, from the coding sequence ATGGCCATCGACCACGCTCCGGCTCCCGCTCCCCTCGCCGGGACGTCCGCCCGGCCGCGGATCTTCAGCGGCATCCAGCCGTCCGGGATCGTCCACCTCGGCAACGACCTCGGCGCGATCCGGAACTACGTGACGCTCCAGTGGGAGTACGAGGCGATCTACTGCATCGTCGACTACCACGCGCTCACGAGCAGCCACGATCCGGACCTTCTGCGCCGCCGCACGATCGAGATGGCGGCCTCGCTCCTCGCCCTCGGCCTGGACCCGGACCGCTGCACCCTCTTCGTGCAGAGTCATCGCCCCGAGCACACCGAGCTCGCGTGGCTCCTCTGCACGGTCACGCCGGTGAGCTGGCTCGAGCGGACCCCGACGTACAAGGAGAAGAAGGCGAACCAGCCGGATGACATCAACCACGGCCTGTTGACGTACCCGGTCCTGCAGGCCGCCGACATCGTCATCTACAAGGCGTCGCTCGTCCCCGTCGGGCGCGACCAGGCCGCTCACCTGGAGCTGTCGCGGGAGATCGTCCGCGCCTTCAACGCCCGCTACGGCCAGACGTTCCCCGAGCCGCAGGCCGTCTTCACGGAGGCGCCCGTCGTCATCGGCACGGACGGCGTGAGGAAGATGAGCAAGTCACTCGGCAACACGATCGACATCTTCGCCGAGCCGGCGGTCGTGCGGAAGCAGGTCATGTCCATGGTCACGGACACGCAGCGGATCCTGCGGACGGACCCCGGCAGGCCGGAGGTCTGCAACGTCTGCCAGCTGCAGCGCCATTTCGGCGACGACTACGACGAGCTCTGGGACGGCGAGCGGACGGCACGGACCGGCTGCGTGGACATGAAGCGGCTGCTCGGCGACCGGATCGTCGCCCGCTACGCCGCGGCCCGCGAGCGCTATCGCGAGCTCATGGAGCATCGGGGAGAGGTCGCCGGAGTCCTCGAGGCCGGCGCCGACCGGCTCCGGCCGATGGCCGAGGCGACGATGGCCGAGGTCCGCGAGAAGATGGGCCTGCGCTGA
- a CDS encoding homoserine dehydrogenase, whose amino-acid sequence MTRTALRVALLGAGTVGREVARAFESFPDRLAVHGGPRLALAGIAVRDLDRARRSGLPPELLTDAPAHLVAAPDTDVVVEVMGGDEPARTLIAAALAAGKPVVTANKHVIAHHGAELEAIARSTGATFRFEAAVGGGIPILGPLAADLAANRVSRVRGIVNGSTNLILSRMASDGGAYADILAEAQAAGFLEADPSADVEGTDAVNKLVILIRLAFGVWVDPTAIVRRPPVVGAGTGPAPGGVPGRPGITGIRAIDIAAAAALGSAIRLVADARRLDDGRIAASVLPTLVPLADPLGRTAGAMNRIEVRADPIGSVAMSGPGAGGAATSSAVLGDLIAVARGAGSTWAGLAPASRAQDGVLVGPPDAAPDRGWFAVVPGAAPADLAAMAGDGVAAMAGVRVVALDGGTAIHVPRVALEVVRASLAGAGVPPNEAILPADEPAPRS is encoded by the coding sequence GTGACTCGGACCGCGCTGCGGGTCGCCCTGCTCGGGGCCGGGACCGTCGGGCGCGAAGTCGCCCGGGCGTTCGAGTCGTTCCCCGACCGGCTCGCCGTGCACGGCGGACCACGCCTCGCCCTCGCCGGCATCGCCGTCCGCGACCTCGATCGAGCCCGTCGCTCCGGCCTCCCTCCCGAGCTGCTCACTGACGCTCCCGCGCACCTGGTCGCGGCGCCCGACACGGACGTCGTCGTTGAGGTGATGGGTGGCGACGAACCGGCTCGCACCCTCATCGCTGCGGCCCTCGCGGCCGGCAAGCCGGTGGTGACGGCCAACAAGCACGTCATCGCCCATCACGGCGCCGAGCTCGAGGCGATCGCCCGATCGACGGGGGCGACCTTCCGCTTCGAGGCGGCGGTCGGGGGCGGGATCCCGATCCTCGGACCGCTCGCGGCGGACCTCGCGGCCAACCGGGTGAGCAGGGTCCGCGGCATCGTCAACGGGTCGACGAACCTCATCCTGAGCCGGATGGCGTCGGACGGAGGCGCCTACGCGGACATCCTCGCGGAGGCCCAGGCGGCCGGCTTCCTCGAGGCCGACCCCTCCGCGGACGTCGAGGGCACCGACGCGGTCAACAAGCTCGTCATCCTCATCCGGCTCGCCTTCGGGGTGTGGGTCGATCCGACCGCGATCGTGCGCCGTCCGCCGGTCGTCGGCGCGGGCACCGGCCCCGCCCCGGGTGGCGTGCCCGGGCGACCCGGGATCACCGGCATACGGGCGATCGACATCGCCGCGGCGGCCGCGCTCGGATCGGCGATCAGGCTCGTGGCCGATGCCCGGCGGCTGGACGACGGGCGGATCGCGGCATCCGTCCTGCCGACGCTCGTTCCCCTCGCCGACCCACTCGGCCGGACGGCCGGGGCGATGAACCGGATCGAAGTCCGGGCGGACCCGATCGGGAGCGTCGCGATGAGTGGACCCGGCGCGGGCGGCGCCGCGACCTCGAGCGCGGTGCTCGGCGACCTCATCGCCGTCGCCCGGGGCGCGGGAAGCACGTGGGCCGGCCTCGCGCCCGCATCCCGGGCCCAGGACGGCGTCCTCGTCGGGCCACCGGACGCGGCCCCGGATCGCGGCTGGTTCGCGGTCGTTCCCGGAGCCGCGCCGGCCGACCTGGCGGCGATGGCCGGCGACGGTGTGGCGGCGATGGCCGGCGTCCGCGTGGTCGCCCTTGACGGGGGCACCGCGATCCACGTCCCGCGCGTCGCCCTGGAGGTCGTCCGAGCGTCGCTCGCCGGCGCGGGCGTCCCACCGAACGAGGCGATCCTCCCGGCCGACGAGCCCGCGCCCCGCTCCTGA
- a CDS encoding threonine synthase, producing MLGPARPRLVERYRRFLPVTDATPALTLGEGGTPLVHLRRLGAELGLDRLHVKVEGQNPTGSFKDRGMVVAVAKALEAGARGIICASTGNTSASAAAYGAAADLEVVVVLPKGQIALGKLLQALVAGARVVAIDGNFDEALAAVRTLAEQGDHPITLVNSVNPYRLEGQKTAAFEVCDDLGRAPDILAIPVGNAGNISAYWAGFRAYREAGIVVAVPRMFGFQAAGAAPIVAGHPIERPETIATAIRIGNPASWTKATAARDESGGLIEAVTDEEILAAYRGLVRTEGVFCEPSSAASVAGIAKLARAGRLDRDALIVCVLTGNGLKDPHTAESIVSPILEAGPSVAAIAGALGW from the coding sequence CTGCTCGGGCCCGCTCGCCCTCGCCTCGTCGAACGCTACCGGCGCTTCCTCCCGGTCACCGACGCCACGCCGGCGCTCACCCTCGGCGAGGGTGGCACGCCGCTCGTCCATCTCCGTCGTCTCGGGGCGGAGCTCGGGCTCGACCGCCTCCACGTCAAGGTGGAGGGGCAGAACCCGACCGGTTCGTTCAAGGATCGGGGCATGGTCGTCGCCGTCGCCAAGGCGCTCGAGGCGGGGGCGCGGGGGATCATCTGCGCCTCGACCGGCAACACGTCGGCCTCCGCCGCCGCCTATGGCGCGGCCGCGGATCTCGAGGTCGTCGTTGTCCTGCCGAAGGGCCAGATCGCCCTTGGCAAGCTCCTCCAGGCGCTCGTGGCCGGAGCGCGAGTGGTCGCCATCGACGGGAATTTCGACGAGGCCCTCGCGGCGGTCCGCACCCTCGCCGAGCAGGGCGATCATCCGATCACGCTCGTTAATTCGGTGAACCCGTACCGCCTCGAGGGCCAGAAGACGGCCGCCTTTGAGGTCTGCGACGACCTGGGCCGGGCGCCGGACATCCTCGCCATCCCGGTCGGCAACGCCGGCAACATCAGTGCCTACTGGGCCGGGTTCCGCGCCTATCGCGAGGCCGGCATCGTCGTCGCCGTGCCGCGGATGTTCGGGTTCCAGGCCGCCGGCGCAGCGCCGATCGTGGCTGGCCACCCGATCGAACGCCCGGAGACGATCGCGACGGCGATCCGGATCGGCAACCCCGCTTCCTGGACGAAGGCGACGGCCGCCCGCGACGAGTCCGGCGGCCTCATCGAGGCGGTCACCGATGAGGAGATCCTCGCCGCGTACCGCGGCCTGGTGCGGACCGAGGGCGTGTTCTGCGAGCCGTCATCCGCGGCGTCGGTCGCCGGCATCGCGAAGCTCGCGCGGGCAGGTCGACTGGACCGCGACGCGCTCATCGTCTGTGTCCTCACCGGCAACGGCCTCAAGGATCCGCACACCGCCGAATCGATCGTCTCGCCCATCCTCGAGGCCGGACCGAGCGTCGCCGCGATCGCCGGTGCCCTCGGGTGGTGA